In Bacteroidales bacterium, a genomic segment contains:
- a CDS encoding TonB-dependent receptor, producing the protein MTFRTKILFFAFLFFITALPIIVLSQNAIIKGTVKEDDTDKPIPFASIGIKDQQRGTNSDMDGNFQFEVKPGEYIIMFSSIGYEKISQSITAKAGKTVTLNIKMKVSVTELNTTVVSASKYEQKLEDATNSMEVIKPSMLENKNILTLDKAIESVPGVAIVDNEPQIRGGSGYSSGLGSRVMILIDEIPMMRADAGRPVWSFLPVEDVEQIEVLKGASSVTYGSSALNGAINIRTAYPKDKPLTRITLHSGIYSTPPRRYTKSWDGFNPIILGANFIHSRRVNNFDYVIGGNFLSDPGCIGAPPHDTTGDYDKGEFEKNIRLNFGTRVRSNHLEGLTYGLNGNFMYSQNTQAFFWMDADSNIFRSYPGAITNFADFQFYLDPYVKYFGPKGASHSLKNRFFYCNSGGSNDQSTMSYFVYNEYQFSKMFKTKIGDPVINVGVMNMYAYSYGKVFSGIFGEAGEKSSDNIAIYAQGEMKLFRRLTVSAGVRWEYYTMADYTDNKPIFRAGVNLKATNATYIRASFGQGFRFPSIGERYISTMSGNFGIYPNPDLKSETSWNTELGIKQLFKIKKFVGFIDICGFWQEYDNYVEFNAGLWGRNMKPDSSGYDISKNLGYKFLNTADARVWGIDITLMGEGKFTKDFSMTVMGGYTFTRPTSLEPDKIYYVDTLLQREFSYMNTSSDTRENILKYRFEQLAKLDMEFTYKGFSLGVSGKYYGFMYNIDNFFYENDRPGLFDTGIRDYRREHHDGDFVFDARLSYELKKHFKFTVLMNNILNTEYSLRPISVEPPRVTSIQIVYKV; encoded by the coding sequence ATGACTTTTCGTACAAAAATTCTTTTTTTCGCTTTTTTATTTTTTATTACAGCTTTGCCGATAATAGTATTATCGCAAAACGCTATTATCAAAGGTACGGTTAAGGAAGATGATACAGATAAGCCTATACCCTTTGCCAGCATTGGTATTAAAGACCAGCAAAGGGGCACAAACAGTGATATGGACGGAAATTTTCAGTTTGAAGTAAAACCCGGAGAATACATTATAATGTTTTCCTCTATTGGTTATGAAAAGATTTCTCAGTCCATTACCGCAAAAGCAGGGAAAACTGTAACATTGAATATTAAGATGAAGGTTTCTGTTACGGAATTAAACACTACGGTAGTATCTGCTTCAAAATATGAACAAAAACTTGAAGATGCGACCAATTCGATGGAGGTTATCAAGCCCTCGATGTTAGAAAATAAAAACATTTTAACTCTTGATAAAGCTATTGAGTCTGTTCCTGGCGTTGCCATTGTGGATAATGAACCTCAAATCCGCGGTGGAAGCGGGTATAGTTCCGGGCTGGGAAGCCGTGTCATGATACTTATTGATGAAATTCCTATGATGAGGGCTGATGCCGGACGCCCGGTATGGAGTTTTTTGCCCGTGGAAGATGTGGAACAAATAGAAGTGTTAAAAGGGGCCTCCAGTGTTACCTATGGTTCTTCTGCACTGAATGGAGCTATTAACATCCGCACGGCATATCCCAAAGACAAGCCTTTAACAAGAATTACTTTGCATAGCGGTATCTACAGCACGCCACCACGGCGATATACAAAATCCTGGGATGGGTTTAATCCCATAATTCTCGGGGCAAATTTTATACATTCCCGCAGAGTGAATAATTTTGACTATGTGATAGGCGGAAATTTTCTCTCAGATCCGGGTTGTATTGGTGCTCCTCCACATGACACTACAGGCGATTACGATAAGGGTGAATTTGAAAAGAATATTCGTCTTAATTTCGGAACCAGAGTTCGTTCTAATCACCTTGAAGGCTTGACATACGGATTAAATGGAAATTTCATGTATTCTCAGAACACACAAGCCTTTTTCTGGATGGATGCCGACTCCAACATTTTCCGTTCATATCCCGGCGCCATAACCAATTTTGCCGATTTCCAATTTTATTTGGATCCATATGTAAAATATTTTGGACCCAAAGGGGCTTCTCATTCGTTAAAAAACAGGTTTTTTTACTGTAACAGCGGTGGCAGCAACGACCAGTCAACCATGTCGTATTTTGTTTATAATGAATACCAGTTTTCTAAAATGTTTAAAACAAAAATAGGCGACCCGGTGATAAATGTTGGAGTCATGAATATGTATGCATACTCTTACGGAAAGGTTTTTTCGGGAATTTTTGGTGAAGCTGGAGAAAAATCATCGGATAATATAGCTATTTATGCCCAGGGAGAAATGAAATTATTCAGGCGCTTAACAGTATCTGCCGGGGTGAGATGGGAATATTACACAATGGCAGATTACACCGACAACAAGCCTATTTTCAGAGCTGGGGTAAATTTAAAAGCTACCAATGCAACCTATATCAGGGCTTCCTTCGGTCAGGGCTTCAGATTCCCAAGTATAGGGGAACGATACATTTCTACCATGTCTGGCAATTTTGGTATTTATCCTAATCCTGACCTGAAATCAGAAACCAGCTGGAATACCGAGCTGGGCATCAAACAATTGTTTAAAATCAAAAAATTTGTTGGTTTTATTGATATCTGTGGTTTCTGGCAGGAATATGATAATTATGTTGAATTTAATGCCGGGCTCTGGGGAAGAAACATGAAACCGGATAGTTCGGGTTATGATATTTCTAAAAATCTGGGTTATAAATTCCTAAACACTGCCGATGCGCGAGTATGGGGCATAGATATTACCCTTATGGGAGAAGGTAAGTTTACTAAAGATTTTTCAATGACTGTTATGGGCGGATATACTTTTACCCGGCCAACCAGTCTTGAACCCGACAAGATATATTACGTGGATACTCTATTGCAACGGGAATTTTCTTATATGAATACCTCGTCAGACACACGTGAAAATATTCTGAAATACCGCTTTGAACAACTTGCCAAGCTTGATATGGAATTTACGTATAAAGGATTTTCACTTGGGGTCAGCGGTAAATATTATGGATTTATGTACAACATTGATAACTTTTTCTATGAAAACGACCGTCCGGGTTTATTTGATACCGGTATAAGAGATTACCGAAGGGAACATCATGACGGAGATTTTGTTTTCGATGCAAGATTAAGTTACGAACTGAAAAAACATTTTAAATTTACAGTATTAATGAACAATATTTTAAACACTGAATATTCACTAAGGCCCATATCTGTCGAACCCCCGAGGGTTACATCTATTCAGATAGTTTACAAAGTTTAG